A single window of Candidatus Binataceae bacterium DNA harbors:
- a CDS encoding DUF1329 domain-containing protein translates to MKRILAALLLAIGISTLCPIVNAAPIRPLSESDLLKLLAGGVYPSRVADLVEEHGITFAPTEADLSSLRQAGGGDIVERAVRAAGHLVMQQELNLPKTRPHTQAHAHSLHYRTRSPSVPASLPAKPANNFSPVLEVGGGDIPIGTRINPRNWREYQRYMPTGMIALFRGSYFWKMPADFEMDIGGTTALKPSRNYRAATEEYSRQARLVLLPDGHHDIQNYQGGEPFPNPQPPDKGDKLLADLWFSYIPHLVAGTSSNPLTICTQTRESYSSCIKLSYVYRQMAYNTDPNVAMDETGSRKYWYTEWMSIEEPEQLKYTTQLTLYPKDNQRPIEQSVFIPALRRWLRVSLTARCSPIAGTDYTQDDFKRQGFNGGIGSFDARFLDHRRILALAGSYDSVTSDFPAGYYTTFGWPKPSWGRWQLRDVDVIDVRRIPAEQAGYCYGKRIIYEDSELHYALWEDVYDTNLQLWKMGFIAQRTVPATGLGEVPGAFTSTAWDVKSGHITNTSTRSSGRRDMLADADVPGEYQDLNTYSTIAGLAEIMK, encoded by the coding sequence ATGAAACGAATCTTGGCCGCTCTGTTGCTTGCAATAGGAATAAGCACCTTGTGTCCGATAGTAAATGCCGCGCCGATCCGACCCCTGAGTGAAAGTGATTTACTGAAGTTGCTGGCGGGGGGAGTTTACCCTAGTCGTGTTGCCGATCTCGTCGAAGAGCATGGAATCACCTTCGCGCCTACCGAGGCCGATCTCTCCTCGCTTCGCCAAGCGGGTGGTGGTGATATAGTAGAAAGAGCAGTAAGAGCCGCCGGGCACCTTGTAATGCAACAGGAACTAAATCTGCCGAAAACTCGCCCTCACACGCAAGCCCATGCTCACAGCCTGCACTATCGGACCCGGTCACCTTCGGTGCCGGCTTCCCTTCCTGCGAAACCCGCAAACAACTTTTCCCCAGTGCTGGAGGTTGGCGGGGGTGATATTCCGATTGGCACCAGGATCAACCCTCGGAACTGGCGCGAATATCAACGGTATATGCCGACCGGGATGATTGCTCTATTCCGCGGTAGCTACTTCTGGAAGATGCCCGCCGATTTCGAAATGGATATTGGCGGCACAACCGCTCTGAAGCCTTCGCGAAATTATCGGGCAGCCACCGAAGAATACAGTCGGCAGGCACGGCTCGTGCTGCTTCCTGATGGACATCACGACATCCAAAATTACCAGGGTGGCGAGCCCTTTCCGAATCCCCAACCGCCCGACAAGGGCGACAAACTTCTCGCTGACTTGTGGTTTTCCTATATCCCCCATCTGGTTGCTGGTACATCTAGCAACCCGCTAACGATCTGCACGCAAACTCGCGAGTCGTATTCCAGTTGCATAAAATTATCTTATGTATATCGTCAGATGGCCTACAACACCGACCCAAATGTTGCAATGGATGAGACGGGCTCAAGGAAGTACTGGTACACGGAGTGGATGTCGATCGAAGAGCCCGAGCAGTTGAAATACACGACGCAGCTGACGCTCTACCCGAAAGACAACCAGCGTCCAATCGAGCAGTCCGTTTTTATCCCGGCGCTGCGGCGCTGGCTTAGAGTGTCACTAACGGCTCGATGTAGTCCTATTGCTGGAACCGATTACACGCAAGATGATTTCAAACGGCAGGGTTTCAATGGCGGGATCGGCTCTTTCGATGCGCGATTTCTGGATCATCGAAGGATTCTGGCGCTGGCCGGCAGCTATGACTCGGTAACAAGCGATTTCCCCGCCGGTTACTACACCACGTTCGGATGGCCCAAGCCGTCTTGGGGAAGATGGCAGTTACGGGACGTCGACGTTATCGACGTTCGCCGAATACCCGCCGAACAGGCAGGCTATTGCTATGGTAAACGCATAATTTACGAAGATTCTGAACTACATTATGCGCTGTGGGAGGATGTTTACGATACAAATCTGCAATTGTGGAAGATGGGTTTTATTGCGCAGCGTACTGTGCCGGCGACTGGACTCGGCGAAGTTCCCGGGGCGTTCACATCGACCGCGTGGGATGTGAAGAGCGGTCACATCACTAACACCTCAACCAGGAG
- a CDS encoding AAA family ATPase, translating into MASKAAKGPVKSDALRDTDISARSLELYKATVGKIFDRRCRYLSPSRSHIKDSLKSGIGGGRPLLLLLAHSGLGKTELLSRLADELYDSVRSIFLQGDDWGSSNMRRSVLAVLWSDTLAPAEMLDMLGEFALRQRSAGKRFVIIIDDADKLDGHALGLILQIAELSNRTGKLVQVVLSGQPAFRTRLAALAPLSFGPVETWTYEFGALTPSEATEYIGHRLQMAGEIETSVFSPAACARIADISRGVPAAINGLCERVLETVGRERKATINGELIAQLGDESEVAASLPGDRVPAKNLLTPRSSGNSADLRQTGRALRNVLTNRRVLTLASAGPATAILFLAVTALHKGMAPRMSALSHSRFVSNSDTHASASSILSQLARELGNGASLTPDASTRHAIPALREPQTMPMPVLSRNSLRDGVRLMRKGDYGDALKIFHTALAADPNNPGLRDAITQAAKAKRAEQSVFIDYGAETSTLRLEDESSNPSAGPRESNHPPANSSRLASRSEARKSAGVVHTHAQNCLRVGRKLLARGDYDGAIKIFQAGLVTDPGRDELRDEIARAYRAKTAEELVLDIPPDPTKP; encoded by the coding sequence ATGGCATCTAAGGCTGCGAAAGGGCCGGTGAAATCCGATGCTCTGCGTGACACTGACATTTCAGCCCGTTCTTTAGAATTGTATAAAGCGACGGTAGGGAAAATCTTTGACCGGCGCTGCCGATACCTCTCGCCAAGTCGAAGTCACATCAAGGATTCGCTCAAATCCGGCATCGGGGGCGGGCGGCCATTGCTACTTCTCCTCGCCCACTCCGGCTTGGGCAAGACTGAGCTTCTCAGCCGCCTCGCCGATGAACTCTACGATTCGGTGCGATCGATCTTTCTCCAGGGTGACGACTGGGGTTCGTCGAATATGCGCCGGTCGGTATTGGCCGTCTTGTGGTCAGACACACTGGCTCCCGCGGAAATGCTCGATATGCTCGGCGAGTTTGCCCTTCGCCAGAGAAGTGCCGGGAAACGATTCGTCATAATCATAGACGATGCGGACAAGCTTGACGGACATGCGCTCGGGTTGATCTTGCAGATAGCGGAGCTGAGCAATCGGACCGGCAAGCTGGTACAAGTGGTACTTTCCGGACAGCCCGCATTCCGGACCCGCCTCGCTGCGCTTGCTCCGCTAAGCTTCGGACCCGTTGAGACATGGACCTATGAATTTGGAGCTCTCACACCGAGCGAAGCGACCGAGTATATAGGCCATCGACTGCAGATGGCTGGAGAGATCGAAACCAGCGTCTTCTCGCCGGCTGCTTGTGCGCGGATTGCGGATATCAGCCGGGGCGTTCCGGCCGCGATAAATGGTTTGTGCGAGAGGGTATTGGAAACCGTAGGGCGCGAGCGAAAGGCGACCATCAACGGTGAACTCATCGCGCAACTCGGAGATGAATCCGAAGTAGCTGCAAGTCTTCCGGGAGATCGAGTTCCGGCAAAGAATTTACTTACACCAAGATCGTCAGGCAATTCCGCCGACCTGCGCCAGACAGGTCGGGCGTTGCGCAACGTGCTCACTAATCGGCGCGTGCTAACTCTGGCGAGTGCCGGTCCGGCCACGGCGATACTTTTTCTCGCCGTCACGGCTCTCCATAAGGGTATGGCGCCGCGCATGTCGGCGTTATCACACTCTCGCTTCGTGTCGAACTCTGACACACACGCGTCAGCCTCATCGATTTTATCACAGCTGGCTCGGGAGCTCGGGAACGGCGCATCGCTTACACCAGATGCCTCCACCCGGCATGCGATACCCGCGCTACGCGAGCCGCAAACGATGCCTATGCCAGTACTCAGCCGGAACTCACTGCGTGACGGCGTAAGATTGATGCGCAAAGGCGACTATGGCGACGCTCTCAAGATTTTTCACACCGCTCTTGCCGCCGATCCCAACAATCCGGGCTTGCGCGATGCGATCACGCAGGCAGCCAAGGCGAAGCGGGCTGAGCAGAGCGTGTTCATCGATTACGGCGCCGAAACCTCGACCCTGAGATTAGAAGACGAGTCAAGTAATCCTTCAGCCGGTCCAAGGGAGTCAAATCATCCGCCCGCGAACTCCAGCCGACTGGCTTCCCGGAGTGAAGCGCGGAAATCGGCCGGCGTTGTGCATACCCATGCCCAGAACTGCCTACGCGTTGGCCGGAAATTGCTCGCGAGGGGCGACTATGACGGCGCGATCAAAATCTTCCAGGCCGGTCTAGTCACTGATCCTGGGCGCGACGAACTGCGCGATGAGATCGCGCGCGCTTATCGAGCCAAAACGGCGGAGGAGCTGGTCTTGGACATTCCTCCGGACCCTACAAAACCTTGA
- the xth gene encoding exodeoxyribonuclease III, giving the protein MKIATFNVNGISARLSALLRWLAESKPDVACLQELKAPQEKFPEAAIRAAGYGAIWHGQKSWNGVAILARGADPVESRRSLPGDPADFNSRYIEALIDGVRVGCLYLPNGNPAPGPKFDYKLRWLERLTKHAEELLATTEPVVLAGDYNVIPTDIDVYKPERWLDDALFLPEVRSAFADLLAMGWTDAVRKLYQDQRIYTFWDYFRNAWVRDAGLRIDHLLLSPSAAARMVSAGVDREVRGWEKASDHAPAWIVIADGAQSQ; this is encoded by the coding sequence ATGAAGATAGCGACCTTCAACGTCAACGGCATCAGTGCGCGCCTATCGGCGCTTCTGCGCTGGCTCGCCGAATCCAAGCCGGACGTTGCGTGCCTTCAGGAGTTGAAGGCGCCGCAGGAGAAATTTCCGGAAGCCGCGATTCGCGCAGCAGGTTATGGCGCGATCTGGCATGGCCAGAAGAGCTGGAATGGTGTCGCTATCCTTGCGCGTGGAGCAGATCCGGTTGAGAGTCGTCGCAGCCTGCCCGGCGATCCAGCGGACTTCAACAGTCGCTATATTGAGGCGCTGATCGATGGCGTGCGCGTGGGATGCCTTTACTTACCCAACGGCAATCCAGCGCCTGGCCCGAAGTTCGATTATAAACTGCGGTGGTTGGAACGCTTGACGAAACACGCAGAGGAACTACTCGCCACGACAGAGCCGGTCGTTCTCGCCGGCGACTACAACGTTATCCCGACTGATATTGATGTCTATAAGCCCGAACGCTGGCTTGATGACGCGCTCTTTCTGCCAGAGGTACGGAGCGCGTTTGCTGATCTTCTCGCAATGGGCTGGACCGACGCGGTGCGTAAGCTCTATCAAGACCAGCGCATCTACACTTTTTGGGATTACTTCCGAAATGCCTGGGTGCGCGATGCGGGACTACGCATCGATCACCTGCTTCTGAGCCCGTCTGCGGCCGCACGTATGGTTAGCGCAGGCGTCGATCGCGAAGTCCGCGGCTGGGAAAAAGCGAGCGACCACGCGCCCGCCTGGATCGTGATCGCGGACGGAGCACAATCTCAATGA
- a CDS encoding DNA polymerase domain-containing protein — MPKQDATELLSINGHEVAVTNPGKLYFSKQTKLSKLDLVRYYLSVAAGALAGIRDRPLVLKRYVNGAEGEAFYQKRAPVQRPSWLRTITLAFPSGRTAEEIVVDDAAGLAWIVNLGCIELHPHPVRSGDLDHPDELRVDLDPVPGVSWADVRTVALEVKSLLDEMGLYGWPKTSGSRGMHINVRIYPRWTFAEVRRAALALSRAVERRAPSLATSKWWKEERHGVFLDYNQNAKDRTTCSAYSVRPLPDARVSAPLHWHEVPDCEPSDFTVLTIPQRFLEIGDPQEGIDGAAGSLEKLLELAARDEAAGLGDAPWPPHFRKTAGEPRRIAPSRASSVASEPRTKMPVIVVANSPSKEAAFSGLERWKREHAEAAKLLAADDVLIDSMRGRSSTWTRIRINLRHVPDKLRPPHETPDPDDDPTREWRTMRASKKGP; from the coding sequence GTGCCGAAGCAAGACGCTACGGAGTTGCTCTCGATTAACGGACACGAGGTCGCGGTTACTAACCCGGGCAAGCTGTACTTCTCGAAGCAGACAAAGCTCTCAAAACTAGACCTGGTTCGCTACTATTTGTCGGTCGCGGCGGGCGCGCTCGCCGGAATCCGCGACCGGCCGCTTGTCCTCAAGCGGTACGTTAACGGCGCCGAAGGCGAAGCCTTCTATCAGAAGCGTGCACCAGTGCAACGCCCCTCGTGGCTGCGAACGATAACGCTCGCGTTCCCTTCGGGACGGACTGCGGAAGAGATCGTTGTCGATGACGCGGCGGGGCTTGCATGGATCGTCAATCTTGGTTGCATCGAGCTGCATCCGCATCCTGTGCGCTCCGGCGATCTCGATCATCCGGACGAGTTGAGGGTCGATCTCGATCCTGTTCCGGGCGTCAGTTGGGCGGACGTGCGCACGGTCGCGCTCGAAGTGAAGTCGCTGCTGGATGAAATGGGCCTGTATGGCTGGCCCAAGACCAGCGGGTCGCGCGGGATGCACATCAATGTGCGGATTTATCCGCGGTGGACCTTCGCAGAGGTGCGCCGCGCGGCGCTCGCGCTGTCGCGAGCGGTCGAGCGGCGCGCGCCCAGCCTGGCCACATCGAAATGGTGGAAAGAGGAGCGGCATGGCGTGTTCCTCGACTACAACCAGAACGCGAAGGACCGCACCACCTGCTCGGCCTATTCTGTGCGGCCGCTCCCCGACGCCCGCGTCTCTGCGCCGCTTCACTGGCACGAGGTTCCCGACTGCGAGCCGTCCGACTTTACCGTCCTTACTATTCCGCAACGTTTTCTCGAGATCGGCGATCCGCAGGAAGGTATCGATGGAGCGGCCGGTTCGCTCGAAAAATTGCTCGAGCTTGCCGCACGAGACGAGGCCGCGGGCCTCGGCGACGCACCTTGGCCGCCGCACTTTCGCAAAACCGCGGGCGAACCGCGCCGGATTGCACCTTCGCGCGCCAGCTCCGTCGCCAGCGAACCGCGAACGAAGATGCCCGTGATAGTTGTGGCGAACTCACCAAGTAAGGAGGCCGCGTTTTCGGGTCTGGAAAGATGGAAACGCGAACATGCCGAGGCGGCCAAGCTTCTCGCCGCCGATGACGTGCTGATTGATTCGATGCGCGGCAGATCGTCCACCTGGACGCGGATCCGAATCAACCTGCGCCATGTGCCCGATAAGTTACGGCCGCCGCACGAAACTCCTGATCCTGATGACGACCCAACTCGCGAATGGCGCACGATGCGCGCGTCGAAGAAAGGCCCTTGA
- a CDS encoding ATP-dependent DNA ligase — protein sequence MNPPILPMLAQRIDKLPAGETWIFEPKWDGFRVLIFRDRDEILMQSREAKSLNRYFPELLEPLGAQLPARCVLDGEIVVAKNDGLDFEELQLRIHPAASRVKLLSRQSPASIVFFDLLCEGNCDWRTASFERRREKLESLLASTMPPIHLTPATRAPSVAADWFRRFEGAGLDGVMAKSISGAYQPDKRVMFKVKHGRDCDCVVAGFRWHKGGVGTAIGSLLLGLFDDSGALQHVGVCASFTQTKRQELVKFLAPYRRNALIDHPWKSWAEPTANDATPRMPGGQSRWSHGKDLSWEPLRPELVVEVAYEHMQGARFRHMAQFRRWRTDKQPRDCTYEQLEVVPPHELKAIFAGSI from the coding sequence GTGAACCCGCCGATCCTACCGATGCTCGCGCAGCGGATTGATAAATTACCTGCGGGCGAAACCTGGATCTTCGAACCGAAGTGGGACGGGTTTCGCGTGTTGATCTTCCGCGACCGGGACGAAATCCTTATGCAGAGCCGCGAGGCGAAATCGCTGAATCGATACTTTCCCGAGTTGCTCGAGCCGCTGGGCGCGCAGTTGCCCGCGCGATGCGTTCTCGACGGCGAAATCGTTGTCGCAAAGAACGACGGGCTCGATTTCGAGGAATTGCAGCTTCGGATTCATCCAGCCGCCTCGCGGGTTAAACTGCTTTCGCGACAGAGTCCGGCTTCGATCGTCTTTTTCGACCTATTGTGCGAAGGAAACTGCGATTGGCGGACCGCTTCATTCGAGCGGCGGCGCGAGAAGCTGGAGTCGTTGCTGGCAAGCACGATGCCGCCAATCCATCTGACTCCGGCGACGCGTGCACCAAGTGTCGCAGCGGATTGGTTCAGACGCTTTGAAGGCGCGGGCCTCGACGGCGTGATGGCCAAGTCGATTTCCGGCGCCTATCAACCTGACAAGCGCGTGATGTTCAAAGTCAAGCACGGGCGCGACTGCGATTGCGTGGTCGCCGGCTTTCGATGGCACAAGGGAGGGGTCGGCACGGCGATCGGCTCGCTTCTGCTCGGCCTGTTTGACGATTCGGGCGCGCTGCAACACGTCGGCGTGTGCGCGAGCTTCACGCAAACTAAACGCCAGGAGCTGGTGAAATTTCTGGCGCCCTATCGTCGCAACGCTCTCATCGATCACCCATGGAAGTCGTGGGCGGAGCCAACTGCAAATGACGCAACGCCGCGGATGCCGGGAGGCCAGAGCCGTTGGAGCCACGGTAAGGATCTATCGTGGGAACCGCTCAGACCCGAACTGGTAGTCGAAGTCGCGTACGAGCATATGCAGGGCGCCCGCTTTCGTCATATGGCGCAGTTCCGGAGGTGGCGTACCGACAAGCAGCCGCGCGATTGCACCTACGAGCAGCTTGAAGTTGTTCCGCCGCACGAGCTGAAAGCCATTTTTGCCGGATCCATCTGA
- a CDS encoding fatty acid desaturase family protein, whose protein sequence is MNTSNEVETGGRIATPVKLGKEELLALSQINPLMSVYHIMLEWILIIAAIACCQHWWNPWLYVGTVIFIGARQHALLILMHDGTHYRLFGNRRLNDWLSELLLAWPHLTTMRAYRHNHMNHHNFVNSEQDPDWRRKKDNPEWRFPQPLSSLLRIALRDLSGVGGVNLIRLASSFSAPDKPSKAFVRARVAFYVAALAAIIWTREEEALILYWVVPFFTWLIVIMRWRSIAEHFAIDYTAGAFGQSRTMQVGLVGRLLVAPKNVSYHIEHHFFPSVPFFRLPQLHALLMSKAEFASSAHITRSYAALLRECMGRPQPHSELPLVSPQLIEA, encoded by the coding sequence ATGAATACAAGTAACGAAGTGGAAACCGGCGGCAGGATCGCAACGCCGGTCAAGCTGGGCAAAGAGGAGCTGCTGGCGCTTTCGCAAATCAATCCCCTGATGAGCGTCTATCACATCATGCTTGAGTGGATCCTGATCATCGCGGCGATCGCATGCTGCCAGCATTGGTGGAATCCGTGGTTATACGTGGGGACGGTGATCTTCATCGGGGCGCGACAGCACGCGCTGTTAATCCTCATGCACGACGGGACGCACTATCGGCTGTTCGGCAATCGGCGTCTAAACGACTGGTTGTCGGAATTGCTGTTGGCGTGGCCGCACCTGACCACGATGCGCGCGTACCGCCACAATCACATGAACCATCACAACTTTGTCAATAGCGAACAGGACCCTGACTGGAGGCGCAAGAAAGACAATCCGGAGTGGCGCTTTCCGCAGCCGCTATCGAGTCTCCTACGCATCGCCTTGCGCGACCTGTCGGGAGTGGGCGGCGTCAACCTGATCAGGCTGGCGTCGTCGTTCTCTGCGCCTGACAAGCCCAGCAAGGCCTTTGTGCGCGCGCGCGTCGCTTTTTACGTTGCCGCTCTGGCGGCGATTATCTGGACGCGCGAAGAAGAGGCCTTGATCCTCTACTGGGTGGTCCCATTTTTCACCTGGCTTATCGTGATAATGCGTTGGCGAAGTATCGCCGAGCATTTTGCGATCGACTACACTGCCGGCGCCTTCGGCCAGAGCCGCACGATGCAGGTCGGTCTGGTTGGACGGCTGCTGGTGGCGCCCAAGAATGTCTCCTACCATATCGAGCATCACTTCTTTCCGAGCGTGCCGTTCTTTCGGTTGCCGCAATTGCACGCCTTGTTGATGTCGAAGGCGGAGTTCGCCAGTTCCGCGCATATAACCCGGAGTTATGCGGCCTTGCTGCGTGAGTGCATGGGACGGCCGCAGCCGCATTCAGAGTTGCCGCTGGTGTCGCCGCAGCTAATCGAGGCGTGA
- a CDS encoding helix-turn-helix domain-containing protein, whose product MKSKETLGNCLKERRLALGFTQRALARLLGVEASHVAFIEGGRRRPSLKLIGRLANTLGLDQQALFGLAHPEAKTLLTPTSYEEPKKTSPSWQRFISDRALLTRYRVTARELQTLQHVNLMGRVSSPQQLLAILMLIRDTSEKE is encoded by the coding sequence ATGAAATCCAAGGAAACCCTCGGGAATTGTCTGAAGGAGCGGCGCTTGGCCTTAGGTTTCACCCAGCGCGCGCTCGCCCGCCTGCTCGGAGTTGAGGCGAGTCACGTCGCCTTTATCGAAGGGGGACGACGTCGTCCGTCGCTTAAACTAATCGGACGATTGGCCAATACCCTCGGCCTTGACCAGCAGGCACTTTTCGGCCTCGCTCATCCGGAAGCAAAAACTTTGCTGACGCCGACGTCGTACGAAGAACCCAAAAAGACCAGCCCTTCATGGCAGCGCTTCATCAGCGATCGCGCACTGCTCACGCGCTATCGCGTGACGGCTCGCGAGCTCCAGACTCTCCAGCACGTAAACCTGATGGGAAGAGTCTCTTCGCCTCAGCAACTTCTTGCTATCCTGATGTTGATACGGGATACCTCAGAAAAGGAATAG
- a CDS encoding helix-turn-helix domain-containing protein, with protein sequence MNKVITLEEMADYLRVHPSTIYRLLRKNQLPAFKVGSDWRFNLESVDKWINQAEQRVV encoded by the coding sequence ATGAATAAGGTAATCACGCTTGAAGAAATGGCAGATTATCTGCGGGTGCATCCTTCCACAATTTATCGGTTGCTGCGCAAGAATCAGCTGCCTGCCTTCAAGGTCGGCAGTGATTGGCGCTTCAATCTCGAGTCAGTCGATAAATGGATTAATCAGGCCGAGCAAAGAGTTGTCTGA
- a CDS encoding radical SAM protein produces MKKPRILLVQPTTLHLDGTPHKTRWRLIMGLMIPLMAGLTPDDYDVTLCDERLEELDFDGGWDLVGMTTTIGASLRAYQLSDEFRRRGTPVVMGGFHATLQTQEALKHADAVVQGEADVVWPELLQDWRDGKLKQIYKSDKLHDLKNLPRPRHELLKLNRYLFKAVPVQASRGCPYRCSFCEIPVFYSGSYRTRPIADIVEEIKQVIAVTGFKRFQFIDDQITGKHKFAKELFRALEPLNIRFSCLWTVNSNHDDELLELAAKAGVFHVNIGVESISQDSLLSMNKIQNHTKDYKKLLKRLEHHGIYYSLNFLFGLEDDHPQIFEDTLKFLHEVRAPEAFFNTVTPRVGTPMRTQLENEGRVIIPDADMYTNNFRCMFVPKNLSPQQVEEGVWRCTKEFYSFRSMFKRLLLPPNKFTWQGLTENMLFWYGAKRQIDPVDYY; encoded by the coding sequence GTGAAAAAACCTAGAATCCTATTGGTGCAACCGACCACGCTCCATCTTGACGGGACGCCGCACAAGACCCGTTGGCGTCTGATCATGGGCCTGATGATTCCGCTGATGGCCGGGCTAACGCCTGACGACTACGACGTCACGTTGTGCGACGAGCGCCTGGAAGAGCTCGACTTCGATGGCGGCTGGGACCTCGTCGGGATGACCACGACGATCGGCGCCTCGCTGCGCGCCTATCAGCTCAGCGACGAGTTTCGCCGCCGCGGCACTCCCGTCGTGATGGGCGGCTTCCACGCGACCTTGCAGACGCAGGAGGCGCTCAAACATGCCGACGCGGTTGTCCAGGGCGAGGCCGACGTGGTCTGGCCGGAGCTGTTGCAGGACTGGCGTGACGGCAAGCTCAAACAGATCTACAAGTCCGACAAACTGCACGATCTGAAGAACCTGCCGCGGCCACGGCACGAGCTGCTCAAGCTCAACCGCTACCTGTTCAAGGCGGTGCCGGTGCAGGCCAGCCGCGGATGCCCGTACCGCTGTTCGTTTTGCGAGATCCCGGTGTTTTACAGCGGAAGTTATCGGACGCGGCCAATCGCCGACATCGTCGAGGAGATCAAGCAGGTTATCGCCGTCACCGGCTTCAAGCGCTTCCAGTTTATCGATGATCAGATTACCGGCAAGCATAAGTTCGCGAAGGAATTGTTTCGCGCACTCGAGCCGCTCAATATCCGGTTTTCCTGCTTATGGACGGTCAACTCGAATCACGACGACGAGTTGCTCGAGCTGGCCGCCAAGGCCGGCGTCTTTCACGTCAATATCGGCGTCGAATCGATCAGCCAGGACAGCCTGTTGTCGATGAACAAGATTCAGAATCACACCAAGGACTACAAGAAGCTCCTCAAGCGGCTGGAGCATCACGGTATCTACTATTCGCTGAATTTCCTTTTCGGCCTCGAGGACGATCATCCGCAGATTTTCGAGGACACGCTCAAATTTCTGCACGAGGTGCGCGCGCCCGAAGCCTTCTTCAACACGGTCACGCCGCGGGTCGGCACGCCGATGCGCACGCAGCTCGAAAACGAGGGCCGCGTGATCATCCCGGACGCGGACATGTACACCAACAACTTCCGCTGCATGTTCGTGCCGAAGAATCTCTCGCCGCAGCAGGTCGAGGAAGGGGTGTGGCGCTGTACGAAGGAGTTCTACTCATTCAGATCGATGTTCAAGCGGCTGTTGCTGCCGCCGAACAAATTCACTTGGCAGGGTCTGACTGAGAACATGCTCTTCTGGTACGGCGCCAAACGTCAGATCGATCCAGTCGACTATTACTAG
- a CDS encoding CDP-alcohol phosphatidyltransferase family protein, translated as MILCERAGIRRFLIETPTARRAEAQAALGRFRDNPAVCLVESLADASEDIEPSTPCVRFTGNLVMAQSNLRRALAQYAASPGGTLTINSADPEQGGAIIVGPLRNLLDGDAAGAARPDRMVTGVLPFALNGRPEDRNEAEVRLARAVRDESVASDAPMARWLDRRLSWRLSLPLARRRVSPNAVTLANTALGFGCAAMLASTSYWLRLLGAMLFVVSTTIDGVDGELARLRMVETKFGGKLDVFTDNLVHVAIFAGLMTGCYRVNHSAAYLYLLLILLAGFSLCAVSVDRALRVAGASTSRWISKVERATGRDFAYIVLILAIANRLAWFAWTAAVGCYAFAFVLWILTSRQRQGS; from the coding sequence ATGATCCTCTGCGAACGCGCAGGTATCCGGCGCTTCCTGATTGAAACCCCGACGGCTCGGCGTGCGGAAGCTCAGGCGGCTTTGGGACGTTTTCGCGACAATCCGGCGGTTTGTCTGGTCGAATCTCTTGCCGATGCGAGTGAAGATATTGAGCCCTCTACGCCATGTGTCCGTTTCACCGGTAATCTGGTGATGGCGCAGTCGAACCTGAGGCGCGCGCTCGCGCAGTACGCCGCATCGCCGGGTGGTACGTTGACTATCAACAGTGCCGACCCGGAGCAGGGCGGTGCGATCATAGTGGGTCCGCTAAGGAATTTGCTCGACGGCGACGCGGCAGGCGCTGCGCGGCCCGACCGGATGGTCACTGGCGTGCTGCCGTTCGCGCTGAATGGACGCCCCGAGGATCGGAACGAAGCCGAAGTGCGACTGGCGCGCGCCGTGCGCGATGAAAGCGTCGCCTCCGACGCACCGATGGCGCGATGGCTCGATCGGCGACTGTCGTGGCGCCTCAGCTTGCCACTCGCGCGCCGCCGTGTCTCACCGAACGCGGTTACGCTCGCGAATACCGCGCTGGGGTTCGGCTGCGCCGCCATGCTGGCGTCGACCAGCTATTGGCTGAGGCTCCTCGGTGCGATGCTGTTCGTGGTATCGACGACGATCGATGGCGTTGATGGCGAACTGGCGCGCCTGCGCATGGTCGAGACCAAGTTCGGCGGCAAGCTCGACGTCTTCACCGACAATCTGGTCCACGTGGCGATTTTCGCCGGCCTGATGACGGGTTGTTATCGCGTCAACCACAGCGCCGCATATCTTTACCTGCTGCTGATTCTCTTGGCCGGTTTCAGCCTGTGCGCAGTTTCCGTAGATCGCGCACTGCGCGTCGCGGGCGCTTCCACCAGCAGATGGATCAGCAAGGTCGAGCGGGCGACGGGGCGCGACTTTGCATATATCGTACTGATTCTGGCGATCGCCAATCGGCTGGCGTGGTTTGCATGGACCGCGGCGGTCGGCTGCTACGCCTTCGCGTTCGTGCTCTGGATTCTGACTAGTCGGCAACGGCAAGGGTCCTGA